CTCGCCGTTTGCCGCCATTGCGCCTATTACGAGGGCAATTATTGCGGGGTCCAAACCCTGTTCAAACCCGGGTGAATCGGGAGTTTTTGAGAATCCCGCGTTACATCCCTCCCCCATAAAGCAGACAGGCGGCGCCGGCATAACTGCCGGCGGTATCGTTGCCATAAGCCCCAACCAGTATGTGAGGTGATTTACTTGCCTGTCCCCTAAATTCCAGCGCCAGGGCGGCGCAGGTGGAGTTGAGGACATCAGGCGGCAACCGATAAATATGCCGAATAACTGTGGGAAGGGGGAATTCTTTCGCCTTCTTCGCGCAGGCCATCGAGATGAAATTCAACCGCTTCCCGCATTCTTTTTATAACCGTGTTTTTTGTTTTTGCCGTGGCGATACAACCGGGCAGGTCAATATCCTTTTTTTTTTTTTTTTTTTACAATAAGAAATCTTTTCATTTATAGCCTCCCTGTTTCAAAATGCTGTTGAGCGTCCCCCGTGCCAAGTCGTCACTTGGCTTACCGGCTATGGTGATAAGGCCCGGCTTTGCGGGATGTTTATATTGCCGGTGGCTACCTCGTGTTCGGACCAAAATCCAACCGTCCTGTTCTATTCGTTTTATTATATCACGAATCTTCATTCGGGAAAGGCGGTTTTAATCACGAGGTTTCCAACAAATCAACTCGGAAATATGGCTTCGGCGGTAATCAGTCTTACATCCCTCCCCCATAAAGCAGATACGCCGCGCCGGCAAGCAGTCAGTGTTTTTAATTGAAGGGTTGCCGTATTGCTGGTAGTCATCGTCCATGGCCGTGCTTGAATGGGTGATCTCGGTTGATGGTGTTCCAATACGCCTGACGGACGAGCGATGGGCTCACATCACGGAATCCCACGATTACATGGCGGGGCATCTGGAGCTAGTATTGGAAACTATCGGATCGCCGGACAAAATTGCGAAGGGAACCCATTCGGCGCATATTGCCGTGAAAAAATTTGACCATACCCCTCTGGGCCGGAAGTATGTTACAGTGGTATATCGGCAGGGAGTCAAAGACGGTTATGTTATTACCGCTTTTATGACTTCAAAACCGGGCAAGATATTCAAGAAAGGAGTGATATGGAGCAGGCAAGAGAATTAGAATCGGCTGTGAAATCTTTTCTCCCTTACATTCTGAAAAAAAAGGCTGAGCATCTGTGGATCGATTATGACAAAAAAGTGGATGTTCTCTACATCAGTTTTCGTAAACCCCAGAAAGCGGCTGATAGTGTAATGGAAGGGGATTTTATTTTTCATTACTCCAGGAAGAAAATTGTGGGAATCACCGTTCTCAACGCCAAAGAAAAGCTGTAGTTGTTTACGTTGTCCCTCTCACCCACGCACCGATTAAACCTGCGCACCCAGGCACCTGAATCACATCCCTCCCCCGTAAAGCAGATACGCCACGCCGGTGGCAGTTCGGCTCCGGTTACGAAGTTGCCCAAGTTGCCGGTTGTACTCCGGCAACAATTATGTTAAACAACTGAAAAGGAGTTGTTTTTATGTATCAGGCTTTTGAAGCCATTGTCTCCAAGGGAAAAATAAAACCGGTTGAAAAGATAAAATTAAGGGAAGCAACCCGGGTTTTGGTCACAATTGTTGACCCGGGGGAATATCCGGGCGCCGACTGGAAAAGGCTGAAAAAATGGATTTCCCGCCAGAGACGGTCCAAAAAATTCACTTCGCACCATTCCATTGATGACGCCGGACAGCATCTCCGCACCCTTCTCAAGAAATGAGAATAGACTATCTTTCCCGTTTCGATCGGGCCTTTAAAGAACTTCCCTTGTCATCGCAAAACGATGTCGTGTTGGTCATTGAGAAATTCCTCGATCAGCTTCAAAAAGGCACGCGGTCACAAGGAATCGGATTTCGGAGATTAAAAGGAAATATATGGGAAATCCGTTCCGGTCTTCAGTATCGTGTGCTTTTGGAATTAAACAAAGACTGGATCAGCTTTTTGTTTGTCGGCACGCACGATGAGGTAAGAAAATTCCTTCGGCATTGTTGAAGTCGATGCGGGCCAAACTCACATCCCTCCCCCATAAAGCAGATAGGCGGCGCCGGCAGAACTCCCCCCTGCATCTTCCCCATAAGCCCCCACCAGAATATCGCTAAACCCATCCCCATCCGCATCCCCGGCGCCGGAGACAGAACCAGCATAATCGGAAGCCGCCTCACCCGTTAATTTGGCGTCGGCGGAAGAGAGAGACATCGTGCCGCTGACAGAACCGTAAACCAGATAGGCGGCACCGACGGCACTGCCGCCGGCAAGAAGGCTACCGGTACCGTTGTAACGAGCCCCCACCAGGATATCACTTAACCCATCGCCATTTGCATCCCCGGCACTGGCAACTGAGGAACCTGCATTATCGTAAGCCGTTTCCCCCGTTAATTTTGCAGAGGCAGTAGAAAGAGATCCTGTCCCACTGACAGGGCCTAAAACCAGATAGGCGGCGCCGGCATCAGAGGCCCCGCCCGCGTCATTACCCCTAGCGCCCACCAAGATATCGCCTAACCCATCGCCATCCACATCCCCGGCACCGGAGACAGAGTAACCAGCCCAATCGGAAGCCGCCTCCCCAATCAGTTTGGCATCGGCGGAGGAGAGGGAGATGGTGCCGGAGAGACTGCAACCATTATCGGTCCCATCACAGTCGTTATCGATGAAGTCGTCGCAGACTTCCGTTTCGCCCGGATTGGCGAGGGGTTCGGCATCGTCACAATCGGTGCTGTCAGCTACATAACCCGAAGGCTCGTCGCAGGCCGCAGTTGAGCTGGCCGGATCCCCGTACCCATCGGCATCCGCGTCGGCATACCAGGTGGAGGCGTCTGCCGCATCGTCTTCGTCAGTCACCCCGTCACAGTCGTTATCAATGGTATCACAGACCTCGGTCTCCGCCGGATTGACAGCGGAATTGGTGTCATCGCAGTCGCTGTTGTCGGAAAGGTATCCCGATGACTGACTGCATTGCGTGACACTTGTTGAGGCAGAACCAAAACCATCTGCATCGCCATCGGCATACCAGGCAGGGGCATCCACGGCGCTTGATTCGTCGATGGCGCCGTCACAGTTGTCGTCTTGGCCGTTGCAATATTCCAGCGCCCCGTAATAGATACTGGACTGGGTATCGTCACAGTCGGTGGAGTTATCTACATAACCGGTCGGCTCGTCGCAGGCGACGGCAAAGACGGCTGAATTTCCCTGGCCGTCCCCATCGCTGTCCGCATACCAGGTCAGGGCATCGACCGCCTCGTCTTCATCGGCCACCCCATTGCAATTATTATCAATCGTGTCGCAAACCTCGGATTCCGCCGGATTGGCCAACGCCTCGGCATCATCGCAATCGGTTGAATCGGCGACATATCCGGAGGGTTGGGCGCAGGATTGAGCCGCGTTGGTGGGATCGCCAAACGAGTCTCCGTCGGTATCCGCATACCACGTCGACGCATCCACGGCGGTCGATTCGTCGATGGAACCGTCACAATTATCGTCCGCGCCGTTGCAATATTCCGTTGCCCCAAGATAGATGCTCGATTGGGTATCATCGCAATCCGTTGAATCGGCAACGTAACCGGAGGGCTGAAGACATGAAAGGGCGGTATTGATAGGATCGCCAAACGAGTCTCCGTCGGTATCCGCATACCACGTCGCCGCATCGACTGCAGAGTCTTCATCGATGACACCGTCACAGTTGTTATCAAGAGAGTCGCAAACCTCGCTCTGCCCCGGGTTGGATAAAGGCTCGCTGTCATTGCAATCGGTAGCATCGGCGGTGTACCCGGTGGGTTGGGTGCAGGCCACTGCAGGGCTGTCTACATTTCCAAAGCCATCTTCGTCACTATCGGCATACCAAGTGGGGGCATCCTCAGCGGTCGACTCGTCGATGGAACCGTCGCAATTATCGTCCGTTCCATTGCAATATTCCGTTGCCCCAAGATAGATGCTCGATTGGGTATCATCACAATCGGTGTTGTCGGTCACATAACCGGAAGGCTGTGTGCAGGCTAAAACGGAAGAGGCTAAATTCCCATAACCATCGCTGTCCGTATCCGCATACCAAGTTGGGGCATCAGCGGCGGAATCTTCGTCCATGGTTCCGTCGCAGTTGTTATCCAGACCGTCACAGACCTCGGTCTCATCGGGATTGGACAGAGTTTCATTATCGTCACAGTCGTCGGAATCGGTTACATAACCGGCAGGCTGGCTACAGGCCAAGATTGAGGAGGCTAGGTTGCCGAAGCCGTCTTCGTCCGCGTCCTCGTACCAAAGAGGAGGCGTCGCTATCAACGGGGTCTTCGTCGATCACACCATCACAGTCGTTATCGAGGCTATCGCAGATTTCCGTGGCGCCGGGGTAGACGGTGGCGTTGCCGTCGTTGCAGTCCCCATCGGCCTCGGTGAAGGTATCGGCGTCGTTATCGGGATTTTTGTAAACGGTCAGCCCCCCGTCAGGCTTGCAACCGAGCATAAGAAAAGTAAGAAGATTCATAATAGCCCCTTTCTACACCCATTATTATCGGTTCGGCGACGATTTTGTTGCGTGAAAAATGAACCCCAAATTCGTTGCCAAGATATTTGGCAAGGATTTTAAGCGGTTACAAGGGAAATTTTTTTCATTTTTCCGATTTTGAGGCGACTTGCCGGCTTTATCTTGCTGATAACTCCCCTGTCGGGGGAGTTACAAACATCCATTCGCTTCCAGATCGTTTCCCGCCAGCGCCAGGGCGGCGCAGATGGAGTTGAGGAACTTCTTCGTTGGAAAGAATTCTGTTCAAATCCACACGATTTTTACGAGGCCTTTTTGTCCAACCGGTCTGAAATCGTTGTCTTTTGTGACAAGAAAGGCGCTGTTGAGAATTTCCCCGTCGTCAAGAGCATGGCATCGGTGAGGTCATCAATAAAACGAATGGGGTATTGGAGCAAGGCGCCATACACTTCGTTGGCCTTTTCCAGGCCGTCTCTTTTTAAGACGCCGTAGTAAACTTCGCCCAGATTAACCCGATGCATTCCGCAATCTTTTTTCAGAATACGGGCCACTTTTTCGGCGCCGGCTTCATCCCGCAGATAGCAAAGCAGGGCCGATGTATCCAGGATGTAGAGGCTCATGCGGAAATCAAACCCGCTTTTTGTCGCGAGCCCGGTCCTTTTTCAATTCTGTTTGGGTGAACAGGGAGTTTTTGAGAATCCCGCGGGATTCTTTAAGCGGATTTTTGGAGCGGGCTACCAGAAGAAGAGCCCCTCCCATATCAATCCACAACGCCCGGCTCCGGGGCCAAAGGTGGTATCGTTGCCTCAACTCACAAGGGATGACTATCTGTCCTTTTGTTGAAATGGCCGACTGATTCATGGGTTGAGTAATACTCCTTGAAGAATAGTATTACTTGGC
The Deltaproteobacteria bacterium genome window above contains:
- a CDS encoding antitoxin family protein → MYQAFEAIVSKGKIKPVEKIKLREATRVLVTIVDPGEYPGADWKRLKKWISRQRRSKKFTSHHSIDDAGQHLRTLLKK
- a CDS encoding type II toxin-antitoxin system HicB family antitoxin; translated protein: MDLPGCIATAKTKNTVIKRMREAVEFHLDGLREEGERIPPSHSYSAYLSVAA
- a CDS encoding PIN domain-containing protein, with the protein product MSLYILDTSALLCYLRDEAGAEKVARILKKDCGMHRVNLGEVYYGVLKRDGLEKANEVYGALLQYPIRFIDDLTDAMLLTTGKFSTAPFLSQKTTISDRLDKKAS
- a CDS encoding type II toxin-antitoxin system HicA family toxin, which encodes MKIRDIIKRIEQDGWILVRTRGSHRQYKHPAKPGLITIAGKPSDDLARGTLNSILKQGGYK
- a CDS encoding FG-GAP repeat protein is translated as MACSQPAGYVTDSDDCDDNETLSNPDETEVCDGLDNNCDGTMDEDSAADAPTWYADTDSDGYGNLASSVLACTQPSGYVTDNTDCDDTQSSIYLGATEYCNGTDDNCDGSIDESTAEDAPTWYADSDEDGFGNVDSPAVACTQPTGYTADATDCNDSEPLSNPGQSEVCDSLDNNCDGVIDEDSAVDAATWYADTDGDSFGDPINTALSCLQPSGYVADSTDCDDTQSSIYLGATEYCNGADDNCDGSIDESTAVDASTWYADTDGDSFGDPTNAAQSCAQPSGYVADSTDCDDAEALANPAESEVCDTIDNNCNGVADEDEAVDALTWYADSDGDGQGNSAVFAVACDEPTGYVDNSTDCDDTQSSIYYGALEYCNGQDDNCDGAIDESSAVDAPAWYADGDADGFGSASTSVTQCSQSSGYLSDNSDCDDTNSAVNPAETEVCDTIDNDCDGVTDEDDAADASTWYADADADGYGDPASSTAACDEPSGYVADSTDCDDAEPLANPGETEVCDDFIDNDCDGTDNGCSLSGTISLSSADAKLIGEAASDWAGYSVSGAGDVDGDGLGDILVGARGNDAGGASDAGAAYLVLGPVSGTGSLSTASAKLTGETAYDNAGSSVASAGDANGDGLSDILVGARYNGTGSLLAGGSAVGAAYLVYGSVSGTMSLSSADAKLTGEAASDYAGSVSGAGDADGDGFSDILVGAYGEDAGGSSAGAAYLLYGGGM
- a CDS encoding DUF2283 domain-containing protein, whose amino-acid sequence is MEQARELESAVKSFLPYILKKKAEHLWIDYDKKVDVLYISFRKPQKAADSVMEGDFIFHYSRKKIVGITVLNAKEKL